The Sphaerospermopsis torques-reginae ITEP-024 genome has a window encoding:
- a CDS encoding Rne/Rng family ribonuclease produces the protein MPKQIIIAEQHQIAAVFSEDQIQELVVATGHHQIGDIYLGVVENVLPGIDAAFVNIGDPERNGFIHVTDLGPLKIKRSSAAITELLTPQQKVLVQVMKEPTGTKGPRLTGNITLPGRYVVLMPYGRGVNLSRRIKSESERNRLRALAILIKPAGMGVLVRTEAEGKPEEAIIEDLELLQRQWEVIQQEAQSTRAPALLNRDDDFIQRVLRDMYGADVNRIVVDSSTGLRRVKQYLQNWSGGQTPQGVLIDHHRDRSPILEYFRINAAIREALRPRVDLPSGGYIIIEPTEALTVIDVNSGSFTRSATARETVLWTNCEAATEIARQLRLRNIAGVIVVDFIDMESRRDQLQVLEHFNKTLKADKARPQIAQLTELGLVELTRKRQGQNIYELFGETCPTCGGLGHTVRLPGEIENRMPIPAADIPERLTPIPQREVRTPSARIPETRETRDIYDGFSEGFESDSEVGHLINHPSYQELGDNKRRTRTRRSRIGINGTNGKDEVRSGNSLGFGNDLDLDLDSDNELTPTSEIPSLLSDPLREREAMRTPSLGKGGWERPERTKVKIEPVKPVVEPPQIVSVEMTDQEQKMYAEMGISPAVKLESEVKNPKSVIFNIVQPGQTPNSTTESTSESTFPETTTSEFTRVKMPTPKVEVEEPSLPKSRIEPPLEDSRSTGFDSLTDDEEIINSTSISNRRRRRRSSALEDS, from the coding sequence ATGCCAAAACAAATTATTATCGCAGAACAGCATCAAATAGCTGCCGTATTTTCCGAAGATCAAATACAAGAACTCGTTGTTGCCACTGGTCATCATCAAATTGGTGATATATACTTAGGCGTGGTAGAAAATGTATTACCTGGGATAGACGCAGCTTTTGTCAACATCGGTGATCCAGAACGTAACGGTTTTATTCATGTCACTGATTTGGGTCCATTAAAGATCAAACGTAGTTCCGCAGCCATTACTGAACTGCTGACACCACAGCAGAAAGTATTGGTGCAAGTAATGAAAGAGCCAACAGGAACAAAAGGACCAAGGCTCACAGGTAACATCACCCTACCAGGACGTTATGTAGTATTGATGCCCTATGGTAGAGGTGTAAACCTATCCCGGCGGATTAAAAGTGAAAGTGAACGGAACCGCCTCCGCGCCCTAGCAATTTTAATTAAACCTGCTGGGATGGGTGTACTGGTACGAACAGAAGCTGAAGGCAAACCAGAAGAAGCAATTATAGAAGACTTAGAATTGCTACAAAGGCAATGGGAAGTTATTCAGCAAGAAGCCCAGTCTACCCGCGCCCCTGCTTTACTCAATCGGGATGATGACTTTATCCAACGGGTGTTAAGGGATATGTACGGTGCGGATGTGAATCGCATTGTAGTGGATTCCAGCACTGGGTTACGAAGAGTCAAGCAATATTTACAAAACTGGAGTGGAGGGCAAACACCACAAGGTGTTTTAATTGACCATCATCGTGATAGATCACCAATTTTAGAATATTTCCGCATCAATGCAGCGATTCGGGAAGCTTTGCGCCCAAGAGTAGATTTACCTTCTGGTGGTTACATTATTATTGAACCCACAGAAGCATTAACAGTAATTGACGTTAACTCTGGTTCTTTCACCCGTTCCGCCACAGCTAGAGAAACCGTACTATGGACTAACTGCGAAGCGGCGACAGAAATTGCCCGTCAACTCAGACTCAGGAATATTGCTGGTGTAATTGTAGTTGATTTCATTGATATGGAATCACGACGCGACCAACTGCAAGTTTTAGAACACTTTAATAAAACCCTTAAAGCAGACAAAGCTCGTCCGCAAATTGCCCAACTAACCGAGTTAGGTTTAGTAGAACTTACCCGCAAACGCCAAGGTCAAAATATTTATGAATTGTTTGGCGAAACTTGCCCCACCTGTGGCGGTTTAGGACATACTGTACGCTTACCAGGGGAAATAGAAAACCGGATGCCTATCCCCGCAGCAGATATCCCAGAGCGGTTGACACCGATACCCCAAAGGGAAGTGAGAACACCATCTGCACGCATCCCAGAAACCAGGGAAACTAGGGACATTTATGATGGCTTTAGCGAGGGTTTTGAAAGTGATTCTGAGGTTGGCCATTTGATCAACCATCCCAGTTATCAAGAATTGGGTGACAACAAACGTCGTACCCGCACCCGTCGCAGTCGCATCGGTATCAATGGCACTAATGGCAAAGATGAAGTCAGGTCTGGTAATTCATTGGGATTTGGCAATGATTTAGATTTAGACTTGGATAGTGACAATGAGCTAACCCCCACATCAGAAATTCCCTCTCTTCTCTCAGATCCTCTCCGGGAAAGAGAAGCTATGCGAACCCCTTCTCTTGGTAAAGGTGGTTGGGAAAGACCAGAGCGCACCAAAGTTAAGATAGAGCCGGTTAAACCAGTTGTAGAACCGCCCCAGATTGTTTCCGTGGAAATGACAGACCAGGAACAAAAGATGTATGCTGAAATGGGCATTTCCCCGGCTGTGAAGTTAGAGTCAGAGGTGAAAAATCCCAAATCTGTGATTTTTAACATTGTTCAACCTGGACAAACACCAAATAGCACAACGGAATCTACCTCAGAATCCACATTTCCCGAAACAACTACCTCTGAATTTACCAGAGTCAAAATGCCAACACCAAAAGTTGAGGTAGAAGAACCATCCTTGCCCAAATCCAGAATTGAGCCGCCTTTGGAAGATTCTAGATCCACGGGATTTGACTCTTTGACAGATGATGAGGAAATAATCAATAGCACTTCTATTTCTAATCGCCGTCGTCGCCGTCGTTCTTCTGCACTGGAGGACAGTTAA
- a CDS encoding photosystem II high light acclimation radical SAM protein codes for MAVETTMMENRILYVRLPCNPIFPIGVVYLSDHVHKQFPNIEQRIFDLGTVPPLDYSSALDRCIDEFKPTLLVFSWRDIQIYAPVGGRGGNPLQNAFEFYYAKNPLIKLRGALGGLRIFIAYYVELWRNLGLIKRGLKRAQRYHNQARAVVGGGAVSVFYEQLGKSLPSGTIISVGEGETLLTKYLSGQEFRDERCYVVGENQPRQRLIHEQPTPLEKTACNYDYIETIWPEINYYLQDKDFYIGVQTKRGCPHNCCYCVYTVVEGKQVRINPADEVVAEIRQLYNRGVRNFWFTDAQFIPARRYIDDAIELLQKIVDSGMTDINWAAYIRADNLTPELCELMAKTGMNYFEIGITSGSQELVRKMRMGYNLRTVLQNCRDLKAAGFNDMVSVNYSFNVIDERPETIRQTIAYHRELERIFGADKVEPAIFFIGLQPHTHLEEYAFKEGILKPGYNPMSLMPWTAKKLLWNPEPLGSFFGEVCLQAWQQNPNDFGREVMKILEARLGCAELETALTAPIVEKTEKQLASVN; via the coding sequence ATGGCAGTCGAAACAACTATGATGGAAAATCGAATCCTTTACGTTCGCCTTCCTTGTAACCCCATCTTTCCCATTGGGGTTGTTTACCTGAGTGATCACGTCCACAAGCAGTTTCCCAACATCGAACAGCGAATTTTTGATTTAGGTACAGTTCCACCCCTTGACTACAGCAGCGCCCTAGATCGGTGTATTGACGAATTTAAACCCACACTTCTAGTCTTTTCTTGGCGAGATATTCAAATCTATGCACCAGTAGGAGGCCGTGGAGGCAACCCCCTACAAAACGCCTTTGAATTTTACTATGCTAAAAACCCCTTGATTAAACTCAGGGGTGCATTAGGCGGTTTACGGATCTTCATCGCTTACTATGTCGAACTATGGCGCAACTTGGGCTTAATCAAACGCGGGCTAAAACGCGCCCAAAGATATCATAACCAAGCCCGTGCAGTGGTTGGTGGTGGTGCAGTCAGCGTATTTTATGAACAGTTAGGAAAAAGCCTACCTTCAGGAACAATAATTTCCGTAGGTGAAGGGGAAACCCTACTCACAAAATACCTCAGTGGCCAAGAATTTCGGGATGAACGTTGTTATGTAGTGGGTGAAAACCAACCCCGTCAACGCCTGATCCATGAACAACCCACACCCCTAGAAAAAACAGCTTGTAACTACGACTACATAGAAACCATCTGGCCAGAAATTAACTACTACCTGCAAGATAAAGATTTCTATATCGGCGTACAAACCAAGCGCGGTTGTCCCCATAACTGCTGTTATTGTGTGTACACCGTAGTTGAAGGTAAGCAGGTACGCATTAATCCCGCCGATGAAGTCGTAGCCGAGATCCGCCAATTATATAATCGCGGTGTCCGTAACTTCTGGTTTACCGATGCTCAATTTATCCCCGCCCGCAGATATATTGATGATGCCATAGAACTATTGCAAAAAATTGTTGATTCTGGCATGACAGATATTAACTGGGCGGCCTATATTAGAGCAGACAACTTAACACCAGAACTGTGTGAGTTGATGGCCAAAACCGGGATGAATTATTTTGAAATCGGCATTACTAGCGGTTCTCAAGAACTGGTACGGAAAATGCGGATGGGTTACAACCTGCGGACTGTACTGCAAAACTGCCGTGACTTGAAAGCAGCAGGTTTTAATGATATGGTTTCCGTCAATTACTCATTTAACGTCATTGATGAGCGTCCCGAAACCATCCGCCAAACCATTGCGTATCATCGAGAACTAGAACGGATTTTTGGCGCGGATAAAGTTGAACCTGCTATCTTCTTCATTGGACTGCAACCCCATACCCACCTGGAAGAATATGCTTTTAAAGAAGGTATCCTCAAACCAGGGTATAATCCTATGAGTCTAATGCCCTGGACTGCCAAAAAACTACTTTGGAATCCAGAACCATTAGGATCATTTTTCGGAGAAGTCTGTTTACAAGCTTGGCAACAAAACCCCAACGACTTCGGTAGGGAAGTAATGAAAATCTTAGAAGCAAGATTAGGTTGCGCTGAGTTGGAAACAGCACTTACAGCCCCAATTGTGGAAAAAACCGAGAAACAATTGGCTAGTGTAAACTGA
- a CDS encoding CPBP family intramembrane glutamic endopeptidase, producing the protein MIKINLSRISQSPAPVRVGCFILCLLVVWLPFAVPIYLLVEDTNLESILTMVLLYAEFIFLLKLWGKKVYQQPQILKHYGLEFSRLNGIDFVQGLSIGLISILIVFSLQGLLGWLLWQQPKVFLVKIILEGLLVGFGVGFAEELLFRGWLWDELERDYNLNLAAWINAILFAVAHFIKPLEAIIHTLPQFPALVLLGLTQVWGKLGKRGRLGLPIGLHGGLVWGYYIINVGELTKYSGVVPDWVTGVNNNPLQGIMGVLFMGGLALWMRKN; encoded by the coding sequence ATGATAAAAATTAATCTATCTCGAATTTCCCAAAGTCCCGCCCCTGTTAGGGTGGGTTGTTTTATCTTGTGTTTATTGGTTGTATGGTTGCCTTTTGCAGTACCTATATATTTACTGGTTGAAGATACTAATTTAGAAAGTATCTTGACAATGGTACTACTTTATGCAGAGTTTATTTTTCTACTCAAGTTATGGGGTAAGAAAGTTTATCAACAACCTCAGATATTAAAACATTATGGGTTAGAATTTTCCCGCCTAAATGGGATAGATTTTGTGCAGGGTTTAAGTATAGGATTAATTAGTATTTTAATAGTATTTAGTTTACAGGGTTTGTTGGGTTGGTTATTGTGGCAACAACCAAAAGTGTTTTTAGTCAAAATAATTTTAGAAGGTTTACTGGTTGGTTTCGGTGTTGGTTTTGCGGAAGAATTATTATTTCGGGGTTGGTTATGGGATGAGTTAGAAAGGGATTACAATTTAAATTTAGCAGCTTGGATAAATGCCATTTTATTTGCTGTGGCACATTTTATTAAACCATTAGAAGCAATCATTCACACATTACCACAATTTCCGGCTTTAGTATTATTAGGGTTAACGCAAGTATGGGGAAAGCTTGGTAAAAGAGGGCGTTTAGGTTTACCGATTGGTTTACATGGTGGTTTGGTTTGGGGTTATTATATTATTAACGTGGGAGAATTAACGAAATATTCGGGAGTTGTTCCTGACTGGGTGACTGGTGTAAATAATAATCCTTTACAGGGAATAATGGGGGTATTATTTATGGGTGGACTAGCTTTGTGGATGAGGAAGAATTGA
- a CDS encoding pentapeptide repeat-containing protein, with amino-acid sequence MNIESIRLGKIKHLPGADLEDEDLSQLDLSRINLAGSTLVGTNFTGSQLEGAHFEGANLMGASLLETDLRANLMGANLMQADLTSADLRGSNLRGANLMGATLNDASLVGAFLSGANLMSVNLQGVDLRSADLRGANLTGANLKGADLSRADLQGATLSQANLEEADLRGANLAGANLTGANLLCAELEAANLIGVNLDQTCLVGTILEILPE; translated from the coding sequence ATGAACATAGAAAGCATTAGATTAGGAAAAATTAAACACCTTCCCGGAGCAGACTTAGAAGACGAGGATCTGTCCCAACTCGATTTAAGCCGCATTAACTTAGCCGGTTCCACCCTCGTTGGTACTAACTTTACAGGTTCTCAACTCGAAGGCGCACATTTTGAAGGTGCAAATTTAATGGGTGCAAGCTTGCTAGAAACTGATTTGCGGGCTAACTTAATGGGAGCTAACTTAATGCAAGCAGACTTAACCAGCGCCGATTTGCGAGGCAGCAACTTGCGTGGTGCTAACTTAATGGGTGCTACACTTAATGATGCTTCCTTAGTCGGTGCTTTTTTAAGTGGTGCTAATTTGATGAGTGTAAACTTACAAGGTGTTGACTTACGCAGTGCTGACTTACGTGGTGCAAACCTCACAGGTGCAAATCTCAAAGGTGCAGATTTGAGTCGTGCTGATTTGCAAGGGGCAACATTAAGTCAAGCCAATCTGGAAGAAGCCGATTTACGGGGAGCTAACTTAGCAGGGGCAAATTTAACCGGGGCAAATTTACTTTGTGCAGAATTAGAAGCTGCAAATTTAATCGGTGTAAATTTAGATCAGACTTGTTTAGTGGGTACAATCCTAGAAATTCTTCCTGAATAA
- a CDS encoding DICT sensory domain-containing protein encodes MLQGSILQQLETAYRHSTRPIRFGVYYKNTLVALCHALEDHILSKEDQPIVITCFQRGKWYLQEAQRYADIAKCSREIAIMATSDAGFAEHPTSQLANVDLVPLQTSDPVSQEWHLMILSPQYTSMVICQELSDEDYGVTGLPGSDLERKFYGMWTFEPDVVLKAAEIAIAHIEKYNPELAQKLTQHKQAIKAEIASPEEIGKVVSLVIDYLKSGENTLSYPTATRQNTLSSNLVSNEVQAFLRMAQLIDIADIQNPMAAAEVAAIAEIMGQLLDLPAWQIKRLRLAGLLHRIDPLQQTESILTSPKKPTEQVAGPICPLVPGAQVLRTMPQLRAIAQIITHQTEWWNGTGEPAGLTGEEISLESRILAIAADFQWRVSQQKYSAQSDKNIFTQALEQCRQQQSTRFDPKLIDTLTLLVMGLQQGLDLPIMTPKFSSSMWLLDSRWNSQELKIKN; translated from the coding sequence ATGTTACAAGGTTCAATTCTCCAACAATTAGAAACAGCCTATCGTCATAGCACTAGACCTATTCGCTTTGGCGTGTATTATAAAAATACCTTAGTGGCTTTATGTCATGCTTTAGAAGACCATATTTTAAGTAAAGAAGATCAACCAATAGTAATTACCTGCTTTCAAAGAGGCAAATGGTATCTGCAAGAAGCCCAAAGATATGCAGATATTGCCAAGTGCAGCCGGGAAATTGCAATTATGGCTACCAGTGATGCTGGTTTTGCCGAACATCCCACCAGTCAACTAGCAAATGTAGATTTAGTACCACTACAAACATCTGATCCAGTATCCCAAGAATGGCACTTGATGATTCTGTCTCCACAATACACATCAATGGTAATTTGTCAAGAATTATCAGATGAAGATTATGGAGTTACAGGACTACCGGGGTCAGATTTAGAGCGCAAATTCTATGGAATGTGGACATTTGAGCCGGATGTAGTTCTGAAAGCCGCCGAGATAGCGATCGCTCACATCGAAAAATACAACCCAGAATTAGCCCAAAAACTGACCCAGCATAAACAAGCAATCAAGGCAGAAATAGCTTCACCAGAGGAGATTGGTAAAGTCGTTTCCCTGGTCATTGACTACCTAAAAAGTGGTGAAAATACTTTATCCTATCCCACAGCCACACGCCAAAACACTTTGAGTTCCAACCTGGTTTCTAACGAAGTCCAGGCATTTTTGCGGATGGCACAATTAATAGACATAGCAGATATTCAAAATCCCATGGCAGCCGCCGAAGTAGCTGCGATCGCCGAAATCATGGGACAATTACTAGACCTACCCGCATGGCAAATTAAAAGATTACGTCTAGCTGGGTTACTACACCGAATCGATCCACTGCAACAAACCGAAAGCATCCTCACATCCCCCAAAAAGCCCACAGAACAAGTAGCCGGACCAATTTGTCCCTTAGTTCCAGGAGCGCAAGTATTACGCACCATGCCCCAACTCAGAGCGATCGCCCAAATTATTACCCATCAAACCGAATGGTGGAATGGCACAGGAGAACCAGCAGGTTTAACAGGTGAAGAAATTTCTTTAGAATCAAGAATATTAGCCATAGCAGCAGACTTTCAATGGCGAGTTAGTCAGCAAAAATACTCAGCCCAAAGTGACAAAAATATCTTTACTCAGGCATTGGAGCAATGCCGACAACAACAATCTACCCGTTTTGACCCTAAACTAATAGATACCCTCACTTTGTTAGTTATGGGTTTACAACAGGGACTGGACTTACCCATTATGACACCCAAATTCAGCAGCAGTATGTGGTTACTTGATTCTCGCTGGAACAGTCAAGAATTAAAAATTAAAAATTAA
- the clpS gene encoding ATP-dependent Clp protease adapter ClpS has protein sequence MSVETIQKPSTTRKLAPRYRVLLHNDDFNSMEYVVQVLMTTVPSITQPQAVSIMMEAHNNGLALVITCALEHAEFYCETLKNHGLSSTIEPDE, from the coding sequence GTGTCAGTAGAAACTATTCAAAAGCCTTCCACAACTCGCAAGCTCGCGCCTCGGTATCGCGTTCTACTCCATAACGATGACTTCAACTCTATGGAGTATGTAGTTCAAGTGCTAATGACCACAGTACCGAGTATTACCCAGCCCCAAGCTGTTAGTATCATGATGGAAGCTCACAACAACGGATTAGCTTTAGTCATTACCTGCGCCTTAGAACACGCTGAGTTTTATTGTGAAACTTTAAAAAATCATGGTTTGAGCAGTACCATTGAACCAGATGAATAG
- a CDS encoding ribonuclease HII, which translates to MVETQPTPASVSSTTPLGESSWWEFSIGLDIHGLVAGVDEVGRGALFGPVVAAAVILPPVALPQLMALKINDSKKLSSSRRNQLAQQIAGLALDWKIGYAATAEIDKINILQATLLAMKRAVLKLKVQPELCLVDGNQMVKDLNIPQQTIVNGDGRSLNIAAASIMAKVWRDDLVLRLASKYPMYDIECNKGYGSPRHLLALQKYGPSPLHRLSFRPCQLSGNREQVTGNR; encoded by the coding sequence ATGGTAGAGACACAGCCAACACCTGCATCTGTTTCGTCAACTACACCTTTGGGCGAATCAAGTTGGTGGGAGTTTTCCATCGGTTTAGATATTCATGGGTTGGTTGCTGGTGTGGATGAAGTGGGGCGTGGGGCGTTATTTGGTCCTGTAGTTGCGGCCGCAGTGATATTACCGCCAGTAGCTTTGCCACAACTGATGGCTTTGAAAATTAACGACAGTAAAAAGTTGTCTAGTTCTCGCAGAAATCAGTTAGCACAGCAAATTGCTGGGCTGGCTTTGGACTGGAAAATTGGTTATGCTGCTACTGCGGAAATTGACAAGATCAATATTTTGCAAGCAACACTGTTAGCAATGAAGCGGGCTGTACTGAAGCTAAAGGTACAGCCTGAGCTTTGCCTGGTTGATGGCAATCAGATGGTAAAGGATTTGAATATACCGCAACAAACTATTGTCAATGGAGATGGGCGATCGCTCAACATTGCAGCTGCTAGTATTATGGCTAAAGTTTGGCGTGATGATCTGGTGCTGCGTTTAGCATCTAAGTATCCTATGTATGACATAGAATGTAATAAGGGTTATGGCAGCCCGCGACATTTGCTGGCTTTGCAAAAATACGGTCCATCACCCTTACATCGTCTCTCTTTTCGTCCATGTCAATTATCAGGGAATAGGGAACAGGTAACAGGGAACAGGTGA
- a CDS encoding DUF6918 family protein produces MALIDGLADDNKRQTLVADLTNLLDTQVSSIGGVSGMAIKAGYAAIKGISPKYCAGAIERLLPESFAALEPIWEEGLNTGDAVGYLSQNRSRTADLLLSITDIRIQKSSNSTIKGVYNKLRSSVKKHVEEAVPGLAQVIDKYTKN; encoded by the coding sequence ATGGCTCTGATTGATGGTCTTGCTGATGATAATAAAAGACAGACACTAGTAGCTGATTTGACAAATTTATTAGATACTCAAGTTTCTTCCATAGGTGGTGTTTCTGGGATGGCCATCAAAGCTGGATATGCAGCTATTAAAGGAATTAGTCCCAAATATTGTGCTGGTGCAATTGAGCGTCTTTTACCAGAATCTTTCGCTGCACTAGAACCTATCTGGGAAGAAGGTTTAAATACAGGTGATGCTGTCGGATATCTTAGTCAAAATCGTTCTCGTACAGCAGATTTATTACTGAGTATTACTGATATTCGGATTCAAAAAAGCAGTAACTCTACTATCAAAGGTGTCTATAATAAACTTCGCAGTTCAGTTAAAAAGCACGTGGAAGAAGCTGTACCTGGTTTAGCTCAAGTTATTGATAAATACACTAAAAACTAA
- a CDS encoding TIGR03936 family radical SAM-associated protein, whose amino-acid sequence MAVLVEQLITSDILKPARYLGNERLAVHKPWDAATVRWVLTYPEVYEVGASNLGHIILYNILNAQPNQLCDRAYLPAPDLGAKLRSTQTPLFAVESKRALTEFDILGFSLSYELGATNILEMLDLAGIPLTWKERSSGVRSQESGVRSQESEVRSSEGSSSQSPVTSHQYPLIFAGGQTATSNPEPYADFFDFIALGDGEELLPEIGLVIAEGKAAGLSREQLLLDLAQIPGVYVPQFYEMGENGAVKPLRPDVPERILRRVATPIPAYSIGLVPYVETVHDRLTIEIRRGCTRGCRFCQPGMLTRPARDVEPEKVVEAIEKGMRETGYNEFSLLSLSCSDYLSLPAVGMEIKNRLKNENITLSLPSQRVDRFDENIANILGGTRQGSLTFAPEAGTQRMRDIVNKGLTNEELLRGVKTAWEQGWDKIKLYFMIGLPGETDADVLGIAEIVRWLQRECRGQGRRPINFNLTISNFTPKPHTPFQWHSVSTAEFARKQDLLRQEFRRIRNVKVNFTDIRLSAMEDFIGRGDRSLGKVLLRAWQLGAGMDSWYDSVETAFKAWGEAISEAGLDWKYRKVENGEWNLFSSGNEEQEKLSPVTCHLSPSSPLDLPLPWDHIDTGIDKKWLQEDLKRALEAAVVPDCSFEGCSHCGVCGTDFGHNIVIEPPAIPQFVGDFVPNTTKAQRLRVWFGKQGDMALVSHLDLMRLFDRVMRRAGLPVAFTGGFHPHPRIALASALSLGSTSSGEIVDFELTQPMDVATFRTQLVSQLPSDIPIYRVEEIDLKAPAANQAMEAAEYLLTISTPGNVEVDKWQDWIAAILDKDEILSEHTTKSGKQQSINLRDRLFALELEQVNTSPTESQAILHYLGSCRHDGVNLRPEQILSILEIVAGAEFHLLHIHRNRLVLGI is encoded by the coding sequence GTGGCTGTTTTAGTAGAGCAATTAATAACATCGGATATTTTAAAACCTGCCCGTTACCTGGGTAATGAGCGTTTAGCAGTACATAAACCTTGGGATGCGGCAACTGTACGTTGGGTGTTAACCTACCCAGAAGTTTATGAAGTCGGTGCTTCTAATTTGGGGCATATCATTTTGTATAACATTTTGAATGCCCAACCCAATCAGTTGTGCGATCGCGCTTATCTGCCAGCACCAGACTTAGGCGCGAAACTTCGCAGCACCCAAACACCCTTGTTTGCAGTAGAGTCAAAACGGGCATTGACAGAGTTTGATATTCTGGGTTTTAGCCTCAGTTATGAACTAGGGGCAACCAACATCCTGGAAATGTTAGATTTAGCAGGAATACCCCTGACTTGGAAAGAAAGGAGTTCAGGAGTCAGGAGTCAGGAGTCAGGAGTCAGGAGTCAGGAGTCAGAAGTCAGGAGTTCAGAAGGTTCTTCTTCCCAGTCACCAGTCACCAGTCACCAATATCCATTAATTTTTGCAGGGGGACAAACTGCCACATCTAACCCTGAACCTTACGCGGATTTCTTTGATTTTATTGCTTTGGGTGATGGTGAGGAACTATTGCCAGAAATTGGTTTAGTGATCGCTGAAGGAAAAGCCGCCGGTTTAAGTCGGGAGCAATTATTATTAGACTTGGCACAGATTCCCGGTGTTTACGTGCCACAATTTTATGAAATGGGCGAAAATGGCGCGGTTAAACCTTTGCGTCCAGATGTTCCAGAACGTATCCTCAGACGAGTTGCTACACCTATTCCCGCTTATTCTATTGGTTTAGTACCTTATGTAGAAACAGTACACGATCGCCTAACCATAGAAATTAGAAGGGGTTGTACCCGTGGTTGTCGGTTTTGCCAACCAGGAATGTTAACCCGTCCTGCAAGAGATGTAGAACCGGAAAAAGTGGTAGAAGCCATAGAAAAGGGAATGCGGGAAACTGGTTACAATGAATTTTCCCTGCTATCTTTGAGTTGTTCTGATTATCTATCCTTACCCGCAGTGGGGATGGAAATCAAAAACCGTTTAAAGAATGAAAATATTACCCTGTCCTTACCTTCTCAACGAGTCGATAGATTTGATGAGAATATCGCTAATATTTTAGGAGGTACAAGACAAGGCAGTTTGACTTTTGCGCCTGAAGCCGGTACTCAACGGATGCGGGATATTGTTAATAAAGGTTTAACCAACGAGGAATTATTACGAGGAGTAAAAACAGCTTGGGAACAAGGTTGGGATAAAATCAAGCTGTATTTTATGATTGGTTTGCCTGGAGAAACAGACGCGGACGTTTTGGGAATAGCGGAAATAGTCAGATGGTTACAGCGAGAATGTCGGGGTCAAGGGAGAAGACCGATCAATTTTAACTTGACAATTTCCAATTTTACGCCCAAACCCCACACACCGTTTCAATGGCATTCCGTTTCTACGGCTGAGTTTGCCCGCAAACAAGATTTACTAAGACAAGAATTTCGCCGGATTCGTAATGTAAAGGTGAATTTTACGGATATTCGCCTTTCTGCAATGGAAGACTTTATAGGCAGGGGCGATCGCTCTTTAGGAAAAGTCCTCCTTCGTGCTTGGCAACTCGGTGCAGGAATGGACTCTTGGTATGACAGTGTAGAAACGGCTTTCAAGGCTTGGGGAGAAGCAATTTCCGAAGCTGGTCTAGATTGGAAATACCGTAAGGTGGAGAATGGGGAATGGAATCTGTTTTCTTCAGGTAACGAAGAACAAGAAAAACTGTCACCTGTCACCTGTCACCTGTCACCTTCTTCACCTCTCGATCTTCCCTTACCTTGGGATCATATTGATACAGGGATTGATAAAAAGTGGCTGCAAGAGGACTTAAAACGCGCTCTAGAAGCTGCTGTTGTTCCTGACTGCTCTTTTGAAGGTTGTTCCCATTGTGGTGTCTGTGGCACTGATTTCGGGCATAATATAGTCATAGAACCACCTGCAATTCCTCAGTTTGTCGGTGATTTTGTCCCCAATACCACCAAAGCACAACGGTTAAGGGTGTGGTTTGGAAAACAAGGTGATATGGCCTTGGTCAGTCACTTGGATTTAATGCGCCTGTTTGATAGAGTGATGCGAAGGGCAGGTTTACCAGTCGCCTTTACTGGTGGTTTTCATCCCCATCCCCGCATTGCTTTAGCTAGTGCTTTATCCTTGGGAAGTACCAGCAGTGGGGAAATAGTTGATTTTGAATTAACTCAACCAATGGATGTGGCAACTTTCCGCACGCAACTGGTAAGTCAACTACCGTCAGATATTCCCATCTACAGAGTAGAAGAGATAGATTTGAAAGCACCCGCAGCAAACCAGGCTATGGAAGCAGCGGAATATTTGCTCACTATTTCTACACCCGGAAATGTGGAAGTTGACAAATGGCAAGATTGGATTGCGGCTATACTAGATAAAGATGAGATTTTGTCAGAACATACAACTAAATCAGGTAAACAGCAGAGCATAAATCTACGCGATCGCCTGTTTGCACTGGAGTTAGAGCAGGTAAACACTTCCCCCACCGAGTCTCAAGCTATCTTGCATTATTTGGGTAGCTGTCGTCATGACGGTGTGAACTTGCGTCCTGAGCAAATATTGTCTATACTAGAAATAGTGGCTGGTGCAGAATTTCATCTCTTGCATATCCACCGCAATCGGCTAGTTTTAGGAATATAA